The following are from one region of the Planctomycetota bacterium genome:
- the smpB gene encoding SsrA-binding protein SmpB, whose protein sequence is MAKKAQAPNNTPTIENRRARFEYHIGETLEVGMLLRGSEVKSVRDGKVSLAEGFVMARTDPLHLELLNVEIGEYSPAAALGHRPKRSRTLLAHKREIVKLAKALETKGATIVPLRLYFKNGYAKLLIAVAKGKTAHDKREAIGKREADRDIQRAMSRRR, encoded by the coding sequence ATGGCGAAGAAGGCGCAGGCCCCGAACAACACACCGACGATCGAGAATCGGCGGGCGCGGTTCGAGTACCACATCGGCGAGACGCTGGAGGTGGGAATGCTGCTGCGCGGCAGCGAGGTCAAGAGCGTGCGCGACGGGAAGGTGTCGCTCGCCGAGGGGTTCGTGATGGCGCGCACCGACCCCCTGCACCTGGAACTGCTGAACGTCGAGATCGGCGAGTACTCGCCCGCCGCGGCGCTCGGGCACCGCCCGAAGCGGTCGCGCACGCTGCTGGCGCACAAGCGCGAGATCGTGAAGCTGGCCAAGGCGCTGGAGACCAAGGGCGCGACGATCGTGCCGCTGCGGCTGTACTTCAAGAACGGGTACGCGAAGCTGCTCATCGCGGTGGCGAAGGGCAAGACGGCGCACGACAAGCGCGAGGCCATCGGCAAGCGCGAGGCCGACCGCGACATCCAGCGGGCGATGAGCCGCCGGCGCTGA
- the purF gene encoding amidophosphoribosyltransferase, whose translation MTRVVHLPQFSASYERPKEKCAVFGVWGHDDGARLAYLGLYAQQHRGQESSGIAVSDGRVLGAFTGMGLVPEVFDADTLARIERLGRRGAIGHNRYSTAGGSLSCNAQPLLERYVGGQVAIAHNGNLINADALRARFERAGHLFHTTSDTEVIVHLLASPAQQQAPDPLAATLRHLQGAFSLVFLFPDRIEAARDPWGWRPLSIGRLESGQYVVASETVALDVLAATFVRDVEPGEIVTLSDRGLERRRFADVASRPALCAFEHVYFAHPASRVFGQNVELARERMGETLAKEAPPPQGVDFVVPMPDSGRSAALGFARAAGTPYREAIVPNRYVGRTFIKPTQTERNAAVRLKLNIIDELVRGKRLVIVDDSIVRGTTTKVKMDQLRAAGAEEIHLRISCPPIRNPCYFGVDFAERSQLIANGRTEEDIRRYLGVDSLHYLSLPGLLSCMREKPEHYCTACWSGDYRLDPDHPEGEWEIEPAQMKIFGSA comes from the coding sequence ATGACCCGCGTCGTGCACCTGCCGCAGTTCTCCGCATCGTACGAACGGCCAAAGGAAAAATGCGCGGTCTTTGGCGTCTGGGGGCACGACGACGGCGCCCGCCTCGCCTACCTGGGCCTGTACGCCCAGCAGCACCGGGGGCAGGAGTCCAGCGGCATCGCCGTGAGCGACGGGCGCGTGCTGGGAGCCTTCACCGGCATGGGCCTGGTGCCCGAGGTCTTCGACGCCGACACGCTCGCCCGCATCGAGCGCCTCGGGCGGCGGGGCGCGATCGGGCACAACCGCTACTCCACCGCCGGGGGCTCGCTCTCGTGCAACGCCCAGCCCCTGCTGGAGCGGTACGTGGGCGGGCAGGTGGCCATCGCGCACAACGGGAATCTCATCAACGCCGACGCCCTGCGGGCGCGCTTCGAGCGCGCGGGGCACCTGTTCCACACGACCAGCGACACCGAGGTCATCGTGCACCTGCTGGCTTCGCCCGCGCAGCAGCAGGCCCCGGACCCGCTCGCCGCCACGCTGCGGCACCTGCAGGGCGCGTTCAGCCTGGTGTTCCTGTTCCCGGACCGCATCGAAGCGGCGCGCGATCCCTGGGGCTGGAGGCCGCTGAGCATCGGGCGCCTGGAGAGCGGGCAGTACGTCGTGGCGAGCGAGACGGTGGCGCTCGACGTGCTGGCGGCGACGTTCGTGCGCGACGTCGAGCCCGGGGAGATCGTGACGCTGTCGGACCGGGGGCTGGAGCGCCGCCGGTTCGCGGACGTCGCGTCGCGTCCGGCGCTGTGCGCGTTCGAGCACGTGTACTTCGCGCACCCCGCGAGCCGCGTCTTCGGGCAGAACGTCGAACTGGCGCGTGAGCGCATGGGCGAGACGCTCGCGAAGGAAGCCCCGCCCCCGCAGGGCGTGGACTTCGTGGTGCCCATGCCCGACAGCGGGCGGAGCGCGGCGTTGGGGTTCGCCCGTGCCGCGGGAACGCCCTACCGCGAGGCGATCGTGCCGAACCGCTACGTGGGGCGGACGTTCATCAAGCCGACGCAGACCGAGCGGAACGCGGCGGTGCGCCTCAAGCTCAACATCATCGACGAACTCGTACGCGGCAAGCGCCTGGTCATCGTCGACGATTCCATCGTCCGCGGCACGACGACCAAGGTGAAGATGGACCAGCTCCGGGCGGCGGGGGCCGAGGAGATCCATCTGCGCATCAGTTGCCCGCCGATCCGCAACCCGTGCTACTTCGGCGTCGACTTCGCCGAGCGCAGCCAGCTCATCGCGAACGGTCGGACCGAAGAGGACATCCGCCGGTACCTCGGCGTCGACAGCCTGCACTACCTCTCGCTCCCGGGGCTGCTCTCGTGCATGCGCGAGAAGCCCGAGCACTACTGCACCGCCTGCTGGAGCGGCGATTACCGACTCGACCCGGATCATCCGGAGGGCGAATGGGAGATCGAGCCGGCCCAGATGAAGATCTTCGGAAGTGCGTGA
- a CDS encoding PrsW family intramembrane metalloprotease, which yields MGMFILALLLSFVPALLYALLLYSIDRFEKEPLRLVIGCFLWGAIIAAGGAFIGNTAFGLTVYAFTGDEKLAAELGSVLSAPVLEELVKGAAVLGVFLRFRHEFDTVLDGVVYAGITALGFAATENVLYLYVHAYLEQGTGLMLGTFFARVVLAGWLHPIFTACFGIGLAFARLSRDPFTTLAAPVAGLLLAMVLHATHNGLVTYFSTAGWVIALLIHWVEWVAMALVIAWALLRQRRWLRQYLPDEVARGTLSDEECRAACSLRGNFHARRQGPLARRLFRTLTRLAISKHHAALGHTDGAERRVEQLRVDILALRAQRAHGAG from the coding sequence ATGGGGATGTTCATTCTCGCGCTGCTGCTGAGCTTCGTGCCCGCGCTGTTGTACGCGCTGCTTCTGTATTCCATCGACCGGTTCGAGAAGGAGCCCCTGCGGCTGGTCATCGGCTGCTTCCTCTGGGGCGCGATCATCGCCGCGGGCGGCGCGTTCATCGGCAACACGGCCTTCGGCCTCACGGTGTACGCGTTCACGGGCGACGAGAAACTCGCCGCCGAGCTCGGCAGCGTGCTGAGCGCGCCGGTGCTCGAGGAACTCGTGAAGGGCGCCGCGGTGCTCGGGGTCTTCCTGCGCTTCCGCCACGAGTTCGACACCGTGCTCGACGGGGTGGTGTACGCGGGCATCACGGCCCTGGGCTTCGCCGCCACCGAGAACGTGCTCTATCTCTACGTGCACGCGTATCTCGAACAGGGAACCGGCCTGATGCTCGGCACGTTCTTCGCGCGCGTGGTGCTCGCCGGGTGGCTGCACCCGATCTTCACCGCGTGCTTCGGCATCGGGCTGGCGTTCGCGCGTCTCTCGCGCGATCCGTTCACCACGCTCGCCGCCCCGGTCGCGGGGCTGCTCCTCGCGATGGTGCTGCACGCGACGCACAACGGGCTCGTCACGTACTTCAGCACCGCGGGGTGGGTGATCGCGCTGCTGATCCACTGGGTCGAGTGGGTCGCGATGGCGCTCGTCATCGCGTGGGCGCTGCTGCGCCAGCGCCGGTGGCTACGCCAGTATCTGCCCGACGAAGTGGCGCGCGGCACGCTCTCCGACGAGGAATGCCGCGCCGCGTGCTCGCTCCGCGGCAACTTCCACGCCCGGCGGCAGGGCCCGCTCGCGCGCCGTCTCTTCCGCACGCTCACGCGCCTGGCGATCTCCAAGCACCACGCGGCCCTGGGGCACACCGACGGCGCGGAGCGCCGGGTCGAGCAGTTGCGCGTCGACATCCTCGCGCTGCGGGCGCAGCGGGCCCACGGGGCCGGGTAG
- a CDS encoding fructosamine kinase family protein — translation MRESLQACVRDLFDPPPIARRTLSRGVGGEVLRVTLASGEDRVVKLSPGELDLRVEARMLDLLRAAGLPTPRVHRATHDALVMDAVDTGGSSGAGVERHAAELLAALHDHTSPDGTYGLHEANTIGPLPQDNTPGRGWVEFYGTRRLRTMADLAARRGSLLSSPRARLERLVGRLGEFIPDTPRPGLVHGDVWGGNVLCRAGRVAAFIDPAPYYADPEVELAFITMFGTFGQEFFREYGARRPIDAGFWDSRRDVYLLYPVLVHVALFPGRYDAHLDETLTRLGF, via the coding sequence GTGCGCGAGTCGCTCCAGGCCTGCGTTCGAGATCTGTTCGATCCGCCCCCGATCGCCCGCCGCACGCTCTCGCGCGGCGTCGGGGGCGAGGTGCTCCGCGTCACGCTCGCGTCCGGCGAGGATCGCGTCGTCAAACTCTCACCCGGCGAGCTCGACCTGCGCGTCGAGGCTCGCATGCTCGATCTGCTCCGCGCCGCCGGCCTCCCGACGCCCCGCGTGCACCGGGCGACGCACGACGCGCTCGTCATGGACGCCGTCGACACCGGCGGGTCCTCCGGCGCGGGCGTCGAGCGCCACGCCGCAGAACTGCTCGCCGCGCTGCACGACCACACGAGCCCGGACGGCACGTACGGCCTGCATGAAGCCAACACGATCGGCCCCCTCCCGCAGGACAACACGCCCGGCCGGGGTTGGGTCGAGTTCTACGGCACGCGCCGCCTGCGCACGATGGCCGACCTGGCCGCCCGGCGCGGGTCGCTGCTCTCAAGTCCCCGCGCGCGCCTGGAGCGGCTGGTCGGGCGACTCGGCGAGTTCATCCCCGATACGCCGCGTCCGGGCCTGGTCCACGGGGATGTCTGGGGCGGGAACGTCCTGTGCCGCGCCGGCCGCGTCGCGGCGTTCATCGATCCGGCGCCGTACTACGCCGACCCGGAGGTCGAACTGGCGTTCATCACGATGTTCGGCACGTTCGGGCAAGAGTTCTTCCGGGAGTACGGCGCGCGGCGCCCGATCGACGCGGGGTTTTGGGATTCGCGGCGCGACGTGTACCTGCTGTACCCGGTGCTCGTGCACGTCGCGTTGTTTCCGGGCCGGTACGACGCCCATCTCGACGAAACGCTGACGCGCCTGGGATTCTGA
- the rpsD gene encoding 30S ribosomal protein S4, with translation MARYTGPKVKLSRRVGVPIADNPKHTSKRQLVFPGMHGFRGRRLRDYGVRLNEKQKLKFHYGVLEKQFRRVFENASSMPGNSGDMLLQLLERRLDNVIRRAGLARTIWAARQMVAHGHVLLNGRKTDRPSALVGVGDVLTLKPRAQKLAREAMESLAGFEVPGWIDLNPSELTVRIVAIPTTDQIPFDVNTNLIIEFYR, from the coding sequence ATGGCCCGGTACACCGGTCCCAAGGTCAAGTTGTCCCGTCGTGTCGGCGTGCCCATCGCCGACAACCCCAAGCACACGTCCAAGCGCCAGCTCGTGTTCCCCGGCATGCACGGCTTCCGGGGGCGGCGTCTGCGCGACTACGGCGTGCGCCTGAACGAGAAGCAGAAGCTCAAGTTCCACTACGGCGTGCTCGAGAAGCAGTTCCGGCGCGTCTTCGAGAACGCCTCGAGCATGCCCGGCAACTCCGGCGACATGCTCCTGCAGCTGCTCGAGCGCCGCCTCGACAACGTCATCCGTCGCGCCGGGCTGGCGCGCACCATCTGGGCCGCACGGCAGATGGTCGCCCACGGGCACGTGCTGCTGAACGGTCGCAAGACCGACCGCCCGAGCGCGCTCGTCGGCGTGGGCGACGTGCTGACGCTCAAGCCCAGGGCGCAGAAGCTGGCGCGCGAGGCGATGGAGTCGCTCGCGGGCTTCGAGGTGCCCGGGTGGATCGACCTCAACCCGTCGGAGCTCACGGTGCGCATCGTCGCCATCCCGACGACCGACCAGATCCCCTTCGACGTCAACACGAACCTGATCATCGAGTTCTACCGCTGA
- a CDS encoding immunoglobulin domain-containing protein produces the protein MRSRVVEAFAALVVVLTVCLTGGAARAQCVDWAAIGTPQNGINGRVNAVVVFDDGNGPDVYIGGQFSGVGAVPAFNIVRWDGATFSTLGTGVDSEVFALAVYDDGTGPALYAGGRFNIAGGQPANKLAKWNGTAWSAVGTGFSGAEVRALQPFAGALYIGGQFNISLPGASALNLAAWTPGGWVRPGGQYNLSGGRVNALTLHPVNGVTSLFIGGQSLFANGPGPSIAGAVIRYDGFQYASVGAEVSSGEVFSLASGMLGGQPALFAGGNLFVIGGQQVQNLAVWTNTQWGAPIGGTSGRVWSLAWSNGRLIAGGEFQWAGSSQNQNTQAVAQYDAALGWLPISSRTPPLFIGARVLVVAHLTDALGPGLFIGGEFNRCAGVDARNIVRSTPGVGPMISGLSQGVASVSPGGSFTRTAFVSGTPPVSLRWHRNGQPVFDSARISGATTPSLQVTDAQPGDTGVYTLVASSPCGLTTSAATGIFVPEPSECNPDFNGDGNVDQDDVAALTQTVAGSPCPQ, from the coding sequence ATGCGCAGTCGCGTAGTCGAGGCGTTCGCGGCGTTGGTGGTGGTGCTGACGGTCTGTCTGACGGGCGGAGCGGCCCGGGCGCAGTGCGTGGATTGGGCGGCGATCGGCACGCCGCAGAACGGGATCAACGGGCGCGTGAACGCGGTGGTGGTGTTCGACGACGGCAACGGGCCGGACGTGTACATCGGGGGCCAGTTCAGCGGCGTCGGCGCGGTGCCGGCGTTCAACATCGTGCGCTGGGACGGAGCGACGTTCTCGACGCTCGGCACGGGGGTTGACAGCGAGGTGTTCGCGCTGGCGGTGTACGACGACGGCACGGGCCCGGCGTTGTACGCGGGCGGGCGGTTCAACATCGCCGGCGGGCAGCCCGCGAACAAGCTCGCCAAGTGGAACGGCACCGCGTGGTCGGCGGTGGGCACGGGATTCAGTGGGGCGGAGGTGCGGGCCTTGCAGCCGTTCGCCGGCGCGCTGTACATCGGCGGGCAGTTCAACATCTCTCTGCCCGGCGCTTCGGCGCTCAACCTGGCGGCGTGGACGCCGGGCGGCTGGGTCCGCCCGGGCGGGCAGTACAACCTGAGCGGCGGGCGCGTCAACGCCCTCACGCTGCACCCGGTCAACGGCGTGACGTCGCTGTTCATCGGCGGGCAGTCGCTCTTCGCCAACGGCCCCGGGCCGAGCATCGCCGGCGCCGTCATCCGCTACGACGGGTTCCAATACGCCTCCGTGGGCGCGGAGGTGTCCAGCGGCGAGGTGTTCTCGCTCGCGTCGGGCATGCTCGGCGGGCAGCCGGCGCTCTTCGCGGGCGGCAACCTCTTCGTCATCGGCGGGCAGCAGGTGCAGAACCTCGCGGTGTGGACGAACACCCAGTGGGGCGCGCCCATCGGCGGCACGAGCGGCCGCGTGTGGTCGCTCGCGTGGTCGAACGGGCGGCTCATCGCGGGGGGCGAGTTCCAGTGGGCCGGGTCGTCGCAGAATCAGAACACGCAGGCCGTGGCGCAGTACGACGCGGCGCTGGGGTGGCTGCCGATCTCGTCGCGCACGCCGCCCCTGTTCATCGGCGCACGCGTGCTCGTGGTGGCGCACCTCACCGACGCGCTCGGGCCCGGGCTGTTCATCGGGGGCGAGTTCAATCGCTGCGCGGGAGTCGATGCGCGGAACATCGTGCGGAGCACGCCCGGCGTCGGGCCGATGATCTCGGGGCTCTCCCAGGGTGTTGCGAGCGTCAGCCCGGGCGGGTCGTTCACGCGGACGGCGTTCGTGTCGGGCACGCCGCCGGTTTCGCTCCGCTGGCACCGCAACGGGCAGCCGGTGTTCGACAGCGCCCGCATCTCGGGCGCGACGACGCCGTCGCTGCAGGTGACCGACGCGCAGCCCGGAGACACGGGCGTGTACACGCTGGTCGCGAGCAGCCCCTGCGGGCTCACCACCAGCGCGGCGACGGGGATCTTCGTTCCGGAGCCGAGCGAGTGCAATCCTGACTTCAACGGCGACGGCAACGTCGATCAGGACGACGTCGCGGCGCTGACGCAGACGGTGGCCGGGTCGCCGTGCCCGCAATAG
- a CDS encoding fumarylacetoacetate hydrolase family protein, with amino-acid sequence MELVRVPTGIGVRAPEGVTPIPAILGIGMNYAAHAMEQGKGVPERPVVFTKNLAAGALSGDEIRVPKVCQERPQVDFEGELGVVIGRRRDGRPVRDVPADEALACVWGYVVANDVSARWWQKEGSGGQFWRGKSFDTFCPVGPRVVPAAEVGDPQALRLVTKVNGAVMQDTRTSDMIFDVARLVSDLSRGITLLAGTLILTGTPSGVGMARMPPVFLKDGDEVEIEIERVGAIRNRVRFE; translated from the coding sequence ATGGAACTGGTGCGTGTCCCAACCGGCATCGGCGTGCGGGCGCCCGAGGGCGTCACGCCCATCCCCGCGATCCTCGGCATCGGCATGAACTACGCCGCCCATGCGATGGAGCAGGGCAAGGGCGTGCCCGAGCGTCCGGTGGTGTTCACCAAGAACCTCGCTGCTGGCGCGCTCTCGGGCGATGAGATCCGCGTGCCCAAGGTGTGCCAGGAGCGCCCGCAGGTGGACTTCGAGGGCGAACTGGGCGTGGTCATCGGGCGCCGGCGCGACGGGCGCCCGGTGCGCGACGTCCCCGCCGACGAGGCCCTCGCGTGCGTGTGGGGCTACGTCGTCGCGAACGACGTGTCGGCCCGCTGGTGGCAGAAGGAAGGCTCGGGCGGGCAGTTCTGGCGTGGCAAGTCGTTCGACACCTTCTGCCCCGTCGGCCCGCGCGTGGTGCCGGCGGCGGAGGTTGGCGATCCGCAGGCCCTGCGCCTCGTGACGAAGGTCAACGGCGCCGTCATGCAGGACACCCGCACGTCGGACATGATCTTCGACGTCGCGCGTCTCGTCAGCGACCTCTCGCGCGGGATCACGCTGCTGGCGGGAACGCTCATCCTGACGGGCACGCCCAGCGGCGTGGGCATGGCCCGCATGCCGCCGGTGTTCCTGAAGGACGGCGACGAGGTCGAGATCGAGATCGAGCGAGTGGGGGCGATCCGCAACCGCGTGCGGTTCGAGTAG
- a CDS encoding tetratricopeptide repeat protein — protein MPSAAGAFASAGSSADAGARASIVWWCVLVAIGGLVPFLPAISGGFSDFDDVGFLLEVDAWRGLGADNLAWMFGTAHLGHYQPLTYLSYAIEHSLFGLDARVFHATNIALHALNAVLVFLLARRLLVLARVTPHDGAYAEAPSTSKGADQHNPAMLIGAAAGALLWAVHPLRVESVAWITERRDVLSAALLFAGTLAYLRSAEHPEPAPASARWYWLSVALVALSLLAKAWGITFVAVAILLDIYPLRRLSWRAAVTSRRAAAARVLAQKIPFAVLALVFAGIASWAQRTAGPGTVKSLGEWGVAERAAQSAYGLVFYLWKTLWPADLSALYELPIRIVWTDARWASAAVIVTLLGAGAIALRRRVPGVACALAAYAIVVSPVLGVMQSGIQLVADRYSYLAIVPVMILLGAGVAWVWREGPARWPHARRAATAFGGVVLLVLGALSWQRSGLWGSTLALWEDAVANGHDGFVTRNFLGTQLEKAKRPREAIEQYRRSLAFNDRYADSWLGLGTSHRALGEFAEAEAAFRRAADFAPDPTRAHLALGTLYMTDLGRPADAIAALRAGAEWARAHGNPSASGAIFITLAAAYGMTGDEAAAVPWLREAARWPDTRAAANELLRDLGQPL, from the coding sequence GTGCCGTCCGCCGCGGGGGCGTTCGCGAGCGCCGGATCATCGGCGGACGCCGGTGCCCGCGCGTCGATCGTGTGGTGGTGCGTGCTCGTCGCCATCGGCGGTCTCGTGCCGTTCTTGCCCGCGATCTCCGGCGGGTTCTCCGACTTCGACGACGTCGGGTTCCTGCTCGAAGTCGACGCCTGGCGCGGGCTGGGCGCGGACAACCTCGCGTGGATGTTCGGCACGGCCCACCTCGGGCACTACCAGCCGCTGACGTACCTCTCGTACGCGATCGAGCACTCGCTCTTCGGGCTCGACGCGCGCGTGTTCCACGCGACGAACATCGCGCTGCACGCGCTCAACGCGGTGCTCGTCTTTCTCCTGGCGCGGCGTCTGCTCGTGCTGGCACGCGTGACGCCCCACGACGGGGCCTACGCCGAGGCGCCCTCAACGTCGAAAGGTGCGGACCAGCACAATCCGGCAATGTTGATCGGCGCCGCCGCGGGGGCGCTTCTGTGGGCCGTCCACCCCTTGCGCGTCGAGAGCGTCGCGTGGATCACGGAGCGGCGCGACGTGCTCAGCGCGGCGTTGCTGTTCGCCGGAACACTCGCGTATCTGCGCAGCGCGGAGCACCCCGAACCTGCCCCCGCGTCGGCCAGGTGGTACTGGCTGTCCGTCGCGTTGGTCGCGCTGTCGCTGCTCGCGAAGGCCTGGGGCATCACGTTTGTCGCGGTGGCCATCCTCCTGGACATCTACCCGCTGCGCCGGCTGTCGTGGCGAGCGGCCGTCACGTCGCGTCGTGCCGCCGCCGCGCGCGTGCTCGCGCAGAAGATCCCCTTCGCGGTCCTCGCGCTCGTGTTCGCGGGTATCGCCTCCTGGGCCCAGCGCACCGCCGGGCCCGGCACCGTCAAGTCGCTGGGCGAGTGGGGCGTCGCGGAGCGTGCCGCCCAGAGCGCGTACGGCCTGGTCTTCTACCTCTGGAAGACACTCTGGCCGGCGGACCTGAGCGCGCTCTACGAACTTCCAATCCGGATCGTGTGGACCGACGCTCGATGGGCGAGCGCCGCTGTGATCGTGACGCTTCTGGGCGCCGGCGCCATCGCGTTGCGACGACGCGTTCCCGGCGTGGCGTGCGCACTGGCGGCATACGCCATCGTCGTGTCGCCGGTCCTGGGGGTGATGCAGAGCGGCATCCAACTCGTCGCCGATCGTTACTCGTACCTGGCGATCGTGCCCGTCATGATCCTGCTCGGCGCGGGCGTTGCGTGGGTGTGGAGGGAAGGGCCGGCCCGCTGGCCGCACGCCCGGCGCGCGGCGACGGCCTTCGGCGGCGTCGTGCTGCTCGTCCTCGGCGCCCTCTCTTGGCAGCGCAGCGGCTTGTGGGGGTCGACGCTCGCGCTCTGGGAAGACGCCGTGGCCAACGGGCACGACGGCTTCGTGACGCGCAACTTTCTCGGCACGCAACTGGAGAAGGCCAAGCGTCCGCGCGAGGCCATCGAGCAGTATCGGCGCAGCCTGGCCTTCAACGACCGCTATGCCGACAGTTGGCTCGGCCTGGGGACGTCGCACCGCGCGCTGGGCGAGTTCGCGGAGGCGGAGGCCGCCTTCCGTCGGGCCGCCGATTTTGCGCCCGATCCCACCCGCGCGCACCTGGCGTTGGGCACGCTGTACATGACCGACCTCGGGCGGCCCGCCGACGCGATCGCGGCGCTCCGGGCCGGCGCCGAATGGGCCAGAGCCCACGGAAACCCGTCCGCGAGCGGGGCGATCTTCATCACGCTCGCCGCGGCGTACGGCATGACGGGCGACGAGGCTGCGGCGGTGCCGTGGCTGCGCGAGGCTGCGCGGTGGCCCGACACGCGGGCGGCGGCGAACGAGTTACTTCGCGATCTGGGGCAACCGCTTTAG
- a CDS encoding RNA-binding protein, which translates to MKKLYVGNLSFNTTESELREMFSQYGEVSSASLVMDRDTGRPRGFGFVEFVNDEHAQAAIAGLNGQNVGGRDLTVNEAKPREGGGGGGRGGFGGSRGGGGGGGRGGYGGGGGGGGGRGGW; encoded by the coding sequence ATGAAGAAGCTGTACGTCGGGAATCTCTCGTTCAACACCACCGAGTCCGAGCTGCGCGAGATGTTCTCGCAGTACGGCGAGGTCTCCTCGGCCTCGCTGGTCATGGACCGTGACACCGGCCGCCCCCGCGGGTTCGGGTTCGTCGAGTTCGTCAATGACGAGCACGCGCAGGCGGCGATCGCCGGCCTGAACGGCCAGAACGTCGGCGGGCGCGACCTCACCGTCAACGAGGCCAAGCCCCGTGAAGGCGGCGGCGGCGGCGGTCGTGGCGGGTTCGGCGGCAGCCGCGGCGGTGGCGGCGGCGGCGGGCGCGGTGGCTACGGCGGCGGTGGTGGTGGCGGCGGCGGCCGCGGCGGGTGGTAA
- a CDS encoding MqnA/MqnD/SBP family protein, with protein sequence MPDDRPTLALAHSADPDDVFMWWPLTGIVGVEGGVGVNGGAGDGVGPAIDTGRFVYRSVPGDIAAFNRLASGPAPHDITALSVRAYADVADRYVLTSCGASFGLGYGPKVVARVGGPGAHDLHRPDVRIAIPGRETSAFLTLALCLGLRGDAGPRGASPAHPRFVETPFDAIIPAVVEGRVDAGLVIHEGQVLFERAGLRQAIDLGQWWGETRGLPLPLGVNAVKRDLDARFGPGTIAHVAERLRASLAHALAHRDESLRACVPFARVNALRSGIPEPDLATIDRYVAMYVNRYTQDMAGEGRAAIARLLAEGADAGLCPRTNPIDVV encoded by the coding sequence ATGCCCGACGACCGACCAACGCTCGCGCTCGCGCACTCCGCCGACCCGGACGACGTGTTCATGTGGTGGCCGCTGACGGGGATCGTCGGTGTTGAGGGGGGTGTCGGCGTGAATGGAGGCGCCGGCGACGGGGTGGGCCCCGCGATCGACACCGGGCGGTTTGTCTATCGCAGCGTGCCGGGCGACATCGCCGCGTTCAATCGCCTGGCTTCCGGCCCCGCCCCGCACGACATCACCGCGCTCTCGGTGCGGGCCTACGCCGACGTCGCCGATCGCTACGTGCTCACGTCGTGCGGCGCGTCGTTCGGCCTCGGGTACGGGCCCAAGGTCGTCGCGCGCGTCGGCGGCCCGGGTGCGCACGATCTCCATCGACCCGACGTCCGCATCGCCATCCCCGGGCGCGAGACCTCCGCGTTCCTCACCCTCGCGCTGTGCCTGGGGCTGCGGGGCGACGCGGGCCCGCGGGGGGCATCGCCCGCGCACCCGCGCTTCGTCGAGACGCCCTTCGACGCGATCATCCCCGCGGTGGTGGAGGGGCGGGTCGACGCCGGTCTGGTGATCCACGAAGGGCAGGTGCTCTTCGAGCGCGCCGGGCTGCGACAGGCGATCGACCTGGGGCAGTGGTGGGGCGAGACGCGCGGCCTGCCGCTGCCGCTGGGCGTGAACGCGGTGAAGCGCGACCTCGACGCGCGCTTCGGCCCCGGCACGATCGCGCACGTCGCCGAGCGCCTCCGCGCGTCGCTGGCGCACGCGCTGGCCCATCGCGACGAATCGCTCCGCGCCTGCGTGCCCTTCGCGCGGGTGAACGCGCTGCGCAGCGGAATTCCGGAGCCTGACCTCGCCACCATTGATCGGTACGTCGCGATGTACGTCAATCGATACACGCAGGACATGGCGGGCGAGGGGCGGGCCGCGATCGCGAGGCTGCTCGCCGAGGGCGCCGACGCCGGCCTCTGCCCGCGCACGAACCCCATCGATGTCGTCTAG